In Festucalex cinctus isolate MCC-2025b chromosome 1, RoL_Fcin_1.0, whole genome shotgun sequence, the sequence tGTATTCAACCAAACCACATTACTTACAaatgtctgctagcttaatgctaacacaaattACAAAACCCCACAGACAGGCCAACGAATATGATGCAGTAGTTATAgccctttaaaggggaagtcaaccctacaaaaattgataataatatgttctatgcaggcgCACTAGTcgaaatacggtattctggttaatattacgtGAAATATTAgataagaagcaaaatccagccgttttgatcaatatcagaaggcggccattttgccacttgctgtcgagtgaaaatgacatcaccgttgctcagttctcaggtaacaaccaatcatagctcagcttcagaaaacaggtgcgatgtgattggttattgagtaactgtgatgtcatcttcagtcgatagcaagtggcaaattggccacccactgagatggataaaaacggctggatatTGCTCCGTAGCTCATatcccacaaatgtaatattaatcagaatgtcatctttAGACGAGTGaagtcacatatattattgtgacgaaatgttgaaggttgacaTCCACTTTAAGCAATGGTAATCTTGGTGCAGCAGCAACAGTGCTGCTGGGGTGGACAATGTACTTTTTGACCCCCAACACCCCATCCGTATATATACAGTTTTGAACATTACAACTTTTAAACGCACATTAGTTATGGTTTCCCTCACAGGCTGTTATGACAGCGCAATCTGGTTGGTTCATTCTGCAAGGTTTGTAACCTCAAACCGTGAAGTCAGGGCAGCCTGTACCTGTATGAAtatgtgcataaaaaaaataaaaaaaagtgtcacctCAGCTTGGAAGTTGCTGACAGGTGAAGCCCATAAAGGCGTCCATGTGTTGCTGTTGGCCTTTACGAGACAGCAAAAAGAAGGTTTCAGATGATGCATCAGTAGGTGGGCCGAAAGCATCACGTCACTTACAGACTGCTCATGGCTCTCCGAGTAGTACGTAGTCTCCTGGAGCTGAACGTTGTCGGCCTCAACGCTGCCGAGCCCATCAGCCTCATCTTCGTCGGAAGACGTGTGATCTGATCAACATAATGAAGGTCATCTTATCGTATAGGATCACGTAAGAGTAAGAATTCAACACAGTGGTTAGAGTGGAACCTCAAAAACTCTTTCCATTAGCTTCTatggcctaatatttagtgcacttttttttgtttttacaaaaccaACACAGTGTCGGACGTAACTTACTTTTCAGTGTGTTTGCAGATGGGTTTGTGTTTGCTGGCCCCGAGGTCTCGGCCCTCCTGTGTGACCTCCACTGTATCACATGATCAACCCCCTGCATGTTACTGGGGTCTTTTGTTATACGGAAGAGTAGGTTTTGAAGACTTTCCACTGTCGAAGTAAAGCAAAGAAATAAAAGGAACCCTATCAGCATCACCACAAGTTAAAAGACAAATTTGGAGTTTGCTCCTGCCTTCATTGATGGCTCCTTTGAGCAGCGTCTCCCCCTGCTGAAGCTCAGTGGGGTCTCCACGCAGCAAAAGCCCTCTTGAGGGGCTCTCTTGGCCAGTCATGTCCTGGTACATGGCGCTGAAAATGTGCAACTTCTCAGACAGGCACAGCTTGATGTTCTCGTCCCTCACCTTCAAACGCTctatccattaaaaaaataataaataaaaaataaaaataaaaaaagacaactgcATTATCAgcgttttgactgccaaaaacatttaataatgtttagtaaaatcacgatgtatgtcgccataaacgttaaatgacgtcaactacgtttttttgtttttttttaatcactggccagtgcaatgtctaagtgcagcgctgccgaGTCATTGAGTTGTGAaaccaaaaacacccactaaccatggccagcagatggcagcattgtatctcttttcaatgagcTGTCAGTGTATGGCATTACAATGAAACACGACGGAATCAGATGAAATCCGATGAAATAGAACTtcttcaaggatgatgtgaataatcaaagcctttgtcatattaagtCTAATTcatggagcgtcactaaacaaaaaaatattagtgtcaaagtcactgtagtggagaaaatgtatcttttcacaaaaacgttttctccttatcttttcaattttcactcaatgtcactcaaattacctattttcaaatggtgattactagagaacctaataaggtagaaacacactttttttttttttaaatgaaagaatggaatgcgatctttcatgtggtacccacgtTGTATACgtactaaaatacaatattctgtttgctttgaaagatgagttaaaatgctcgaaatcggctggcactgaggattttttattttgataatgtgtggcagtaaaatagttaaatagtatggaaacacacaaaacatctTGACTCTTACCACGATATTCTTGCAGTCTGCTCATCAGCTCCTGGAAGTGTTTGTCCTCCTCCGAGTAACTGGACCGCAACGATACAGTCGTCTGTTAGCCGCCACTTTGAAAACAATTAAACCATTTCCTCAAATAGGGCTATTTGTTTAATCAATTGCAGGTAGCACCAGAAGAATATTTCAATTAACATTTTTATGTATGGGAAGCCTTTATTTCTACAACAGTGACATGTTTATCACGTCGCCATTTGACAAACTCATTTTTTACCATATGTGGCTCAAGTGAGAAGTCATTTTAACAGGAATACAAAGTTCCCCACTATTTGCTAAccaaggtttttatttttaattgcttttaGATGTCCCAAAATGGCAACAAAGTACTACTTTTGCCCATATGAAACTGCTTCAACTCTCTTCAACACACCTTTGGCACTAAGAGGCCACATGATGGCAGCaaaacactacttttgtctaacttAAACTCTTCAACTCTAACGTAATTGCTTGGCACATTGATACTGCCAAAGTAATATTTCTACGGTCAATCATAGGTCAAATATATACAACAAGCATTCTGACCGGTTTATGGCGTCCCGTATGCGACCCATCCAGGCAACGCGCTCCTCCTTGGAGCCGGTGTGCAGCTCATACATCTCGTACACCTCCTGTGGCGTGGAGGTGCACGCACAGATGAGGAACATGGCCTTGTCTTCATGAGCCACCTCCCTCAGAATCAGGTTTTGAAGGCTGATAACTGGCGGTTTATTATCCTGCGTGATAAACCAATGGgtctgtgttttttcttttaaagctcaattaattaatgatatttgtttttttttttcccgtaacACTCACGACAGCAGCGAAAACAAACTTCTGATCTTTGTCTTGTAACAGCAGGAGCACATCTGACAGCAGCACAGCGTGGATGTCTGAGGCAAATCAAATAGAAGTAATTGATTTTTCAACTTAGACCTGTGTTTATGTAATACACAATAATAAGCTTCTGGCACTGAGAGTAAATCTTTGACATTTAAGCAGTGACATTGGAATATGTAGCAAGACCGGTTGGACCAAAGCGCCCTGATGTGTGGCCTAGTGAAACTGTAGAGGCCACGTGACGTCACAGTAGTTTGCATTAGCCAGGTAAAGCACAATGCTTATCAACCCACCAGTTACCTATTACTGTACCGCAAAGTTACATTATCTATAAATCAAGAAGTTAATCATTTCCTTAAGTTGGGTAAGGGTATTCAAGAAAAGCCTTGCGTTATCAAGTTTAAAAAATCTCATGCTTGTGCCTTACTGGGAGGAGTCTGGCAACCATTTCCACTAAAGTTCATGCAACCAATTATAGCATTCCTCACCTAATAATGGGCAACAAGACTGTCATAAATACAATtacgtactgttttttttttttttttttttttcagctgtaCAACCTTAGAGTAGGGCCCATCACTCAGAGGCATAAAGTTGTACAGCACTGATCTGTGCACATCCTTTGGCAATAACCTTTCTGTCTGCCAGAAGACTTCCAGGTGACCGGGCCTTCGTGCAGCAGCATCCGGTCACCCTGCATCAGATCCTCCCTCCGGATCAGCTGGCCGTCTTTCAACCTGCCCACCGACTTTGGCTCCAGTCGCAGGCAGATCTCCCGGAGGCGGGTGGCCTTCTCGTACTCCCTGACGTGGTCGTTGACTCGGGAGATGGTGCCCTTGATGGCCGCCAAGCCCTGGAGTAGAGACTCGTGCTCGTCGCTGTCCACTGAAAGGTGCACCATATACTGATGGTTGTTTTATGGATAGAATATACTGGCAACTGCAAAtgagataataataattaggataATTGTTTACCTGCAGTGTTCTGTATGAGTCGCTCCAGCAGGACAGGGTACTTTGTGATGCGCTGTGTCACCAGTAGGAAACACTCGGGGATGCTCAGTCTTCTCACCAGGACCAGCTGACCAATTTTCTGGTGGAAGACATACAGTTAGGCCCAAAcgtatttggacagtgacacacgttttttctttttttattttattttagctgttgacaaaaacatatccaagatacaatcatataatcaatatataattaaagtgcagactctctgctttaatttgagaGTATTGACATCCAAATTGGAGCAGGAGTTTAGAAATGACAGCTCTTTAAAACATAGCTGTCTCTTTTTCAGGGAACCAAAAGTAATTGGAGAATTGACTCAGAAggctacaaaaaataaaaaatataaacatgggCCCTCCCCTCATTAACCTGTCATCAAATACACAGTTAAAAGGTCTGGAGTTGATTCCAGGTGTGGCATTTGTGTTTGGAAGCTGTTGCTGTGAACACACAACATGCTGTCAAAGGAGCTTTCAATCGGGGTGAAACAGCCCACCTTgaggctaacaaacaaaaaaagaacaaaaccatCAAAGAAAGAGCTGAAATGTTAAGAGTGGCCAAATCAACAGTTTGGTACattttgagaaaaataaaatgcactggTGAGCTTGTGAACTCAAAAAGGCCTGTGGAAGATAACAGTGGTGGATgatcacagaatcctttccataGTAGTGTAGTCCAGTCATCGCTTGAAAACGCCTCTGGCTCATGGCCCAGCCAAGCTACCAAACTGTGGACATCAATTTACTTGGTTGCTTAATTTTAATTTGGATCAATGTTGCTTAATTTTAATTTGGATGAATGAGTAGGTTCTCCGGAGATTATATTCCATAATATACCTCCATTAAACTTTCAATTATTCTCAGCAGTAAATTGATCCGTCTGTTGGCTCCCAGTCCGGATAGGTCAGAAAACTAACAATGCTGCCTCTCAGATTTCAGGACTTAGTCAAGAGTTAGCATCTCACATACCTTCATGAGGCTTTGAATCTTCTTGTTGCTTTGCATCTGTTCCTTGTACAAGCTGACACCTTCACTGTGACGGCTGCAGAAAACGCTGTACCACTCCTTCATTTTTTCACCTACCGAGCCAGAAAACTATCACAAaccaaagaaaaaacacacaaagcatAAAATATTAGCCATCCGCATCTACATTAATATGTTATTTATCCTATGCCATCTAAAGAAGTACAT encodes:
- the arhgef18a gene encoding rho guanine nucleotide exchange factor 18a isoform X3; this translates as MKEWYSVFCSRHSEGVSLYKEQMQSNKKIQSLMKKIGQLVLVRRLSIPECFLLVTQRITKYPVLLERLIQNTAVDSDEHESLLQGLAAIKGTISRVNDHVREYEKATRLREICLRLEPKSVGRLKDGQLIRREDLMQGDRMLLHEGPVTWKSSGRQKDIHAVLLSDVLLLLQDKDQKFVFAAVDNKPPVISLQNLILREVAHEDKAMFLICACTSTPQEVYEMYELHTGSKEERVAWMGRIRDAINRYSEEDKHFQELMSRLQEYRERLKVRDENIKLCLSEKLHIFSAMYQDMTGQESPSRGLLLRGDPTELQQGETLLKGAINEVESLQNLLFRITKDPSNMQGVDHVIQWRSHRRAETSGPANTNPSANTLKNHTSSDEDEADGLGSVEADNVQLQETTYYSESHEQSANSNTWTPLWASPVSNFQAEVCDHVILLAQRLYTLQAIVAQQDSQIELQHILRSHGARPSRPSSSALLEQEKQRNLEKHKEDLAHLHKLQAQHRGAQQRWEKERERHSVYMETLEAQLKLREDECVRREGKLGQEKAEYERQWENYQQGLERLRETTKAVEREKESLNQEKERLEDKLKKYMEAVSAGGANCDDSYINLSSCQSFRANGPNGGSPRPQVLLASARDTKKETPPKVPPRKESMSVHPVAKPELPVHLVSTTNQVHKAAGVVQQIPTKLATLSKGKDRGFRLKAAHQRAHSAASIDVSQVVPIRVTGKEGGSLRALSQSDDSTGQASSVKTSQSFMHVRSAVEAPPPIPPPFPKEILEKPKEKVIFL